A stretch of the Aegilops tauschii subsp. strangulata cultivar AL8/78 chromosome 4, Aet v6.0, whole genome shotgun sequence genome encodes the following:
- the LOC109779581 gene encoding uncharacterized protein isoform X2 — MAQGQAARATREAVPPVSRVAIIGGGISGLAAAKQMAAYDPVVFEATPSVGGVWKHCVYRTTRLQTPRPDYEFSDYSWKNRDDPSFPTHTEIVDYLEGYADEFDLWRYISFGSKVVDIKFLGGAEAGFTELWSGTGKAPLRGKPMWEVGIVTGDSNTVQYYKFEFVVMCTGKYGDVPRMPVFPPGKGPEVFKGTVMHSLDYCKLSEEETVELMRGKKVVVVGYKKSAIDLANECAQANQAVRGVEVHRVVPVVEAAAGQVRSDAGPPLRRGLRQLPDGHPPGGLLRHGGPRPRPLPEGLRRLVLLRERRGPRRRHQGGGRPRLPRHRLRGQGQAPRGPAKALPRPRRRQVFHDAALPWHDPSAHPEHGVRRVRGERVQPAHVRAAVPVAVGAAGGAVRATVREGHDGARRRRGRRHAPHHAVLPPPLHLHLQHPRQRRHVRRPRLRHAPQGQLDRRALRPIQQQGLQGAVTHTAVYSYNSSSTSL; from the exons ATGGCGCAAGGACAAGCAGCACGGGCCACGAGGGAGGCCGTGCCTCCGGTGTCCCGTGTGGCCATCATCGGCGGCGGGATCAGCGGCCTGGCCGCGGCGAAGCAGATGGCGGCCTACGACCCCGTCGTGTTCGAGGCGACGCCGTCGGTCGGCGGGGTGTGGAAGCACTGCGTCTACCGCACCACGCGGCTGCAGACGCCCCGCCCGGACTACGAGTTCTCCGACTACTCCTGGAAGAACCGCGACGACCCGTCGTTCCCGACCCACACCGAGATCGTCGACTACCTCGAGGGCTACGCCGACGAGTTCGACCTCTGGCGCTACATCTCGTTCGGGTCCAAGGTGGTGGACATCAAGTTCCTCGGCGGTGCCGAGGCCGGGTTCACCGAGCTGTGGAGCGGCACCGGCAAGGCCCCGCTCCGGGGCAAGCCCATGTGGGAGGTCGGCATCGTCACCGGCGACTCCAACACCGTTCAG TATTACAAGTTCGAGTTCGTTGTGATGTGCACGGGGAAGTACGGCGACGTGCCGCGGATGCCGGTGTTCCCGCCGGGGAAGGGGCCGGAGGTGTTCAAGGGGACGGTGATGCACTCGCTGGACTACTGCAAGCTGAGCGAGGAGGAGACCGTTGAGCTGATGCGAGGCAAGAAGGTTGTGGTGGTTGGGTACAAGAAGAGCGCTATCGATCTAGCTAACGAATGTGCCCAGGCAAACCAAG CGGTCAGGGGTGTCGAAGTTCATCGAGTCGTACCTGTCGTGGAAGCTGCCGCTGGGCAAGTACGGTCTGACGCCGGACCACCCCTTCGTCGAGGACTACGCCAGCTGCCAGATGGCCATCCTCCCGGAGGGCTTCTTCGACATGGCGGACCGCGGCCTCGTCCGCTTCCAGAGGGCCTCCGCCGGCTGGTGCTTCTCCGAGAACGGCGTGGTCCTCGACGACGGCACCAAGGTGGAGGCCGACCTCGTCTTCCTCGCCACCGGCTTCGAGGGCAAGGACAAGCTCCGCGAGGTCCTGCCAAAGCCCTTCCGCGACCTCGTCGTCGGCAAGTCTTCCATGATGCCGCTCTACCG TGGCACGATCCATCCGCTCATCCCGAACATGGCGTTCGTCGGGTTCGTGGAGAGCGTGTCCAACCTGCACACGTCAGAGCTGCGGTGCCGGTGGCTGTCGGGGCTGCTGGAGGGGCGGTTCGAGCTACCGTCCGTGAAGGCCATGATGGGGCacgtcgccggcgaggccgaCGCCATGCGCCGCACCACGCGGTTCTACCGCCGCCACTGCATCTCCACCTACAGCATCCACGACAGCGACGGCATGTGCGCCGACCTCGGCTCCGCCACGCTCCGCAAGGGCAACTGGATCGCCGAGCTCTTCGCCCCATACAACAACAAGGACTACAAGGAGCAGTAACTCATACTGCAGTGTACTCGTATAATTCATCCTCTACGTCCCTGTAG
- the LOC109779581 gene encoding probable flavin-containing monooxygenase 1 isoform X1 encodes MAQGQAARATREAVPPVSRVAIIGGGISGLAAAKQMAAYDPVVFEATPSVGGVWKHCVYRTTRLQTPRPDYEFSDYSWKNRDDPSFPTHTEIVDYLEGYADEFDLWRYISFGSKVVDIKFLGGAEAGFTELWSGTGKAPLRGKPMWEVGIVTGDSNTVQYYKFEFVVMCTGKYGDVPRMPVFPPGKGPEVFKGTVMHSLDYCKLSEEETVELMRGKKVVVVGYKKSAIDLANECAQANQGEGGQACTMLVRTLHWVVPSYSIWGLPFFLFYSTRFSQLFYERPNQGLFRSLLCRLMSPLRSGVSKFIESYLSWKLPLGKYGLTPDHPFVEDYASCQMAILPEGFFDMADRGLVRFQRASAGWCFSENGVVLDDGTKVEADLVFLATGFEGKDKLREVLPKPFRDLVVGKSSMMPLYRGTIHPLIPNMAFVGFVESVSNLHTSELRCRWLSGLLEGRFELPSVKAMMGHVAGEADAMRRTTRFYRRHCISTYSIHDSDGMCADLGSATLRKGNWIAELFAPYNNKDYKEQ; translated from the exons ATGGCGCAAGGACAAGCAGCACGGGCCACGAGGGAGGCCGTGCCTCCGGTGTCCCGTGTGGCCATCATCGGCGGCGGGATCAGCGGCCTGGCCGCGGCGAAGCAGATGGCGGCCTACGACCCCGTCGTGTTCGAGGCGACGCCGTCGGTCGGCGGGGTGTGGAAGCACTGCGTCTACCGCACCACGCGGCTGCAGACGCCCCGCCCGGACTACGAGTTCTCCGACTACTCCTGGAAGAACCGCGACGACCCGTCGTTCCCGACCCACACCGAGATCGTCGACTACCTCGAGGGCTACGCCGACGAGTTCGACCTCTGGCGCTACATCTCGTTCGGGTCCAAGGTGGTGGACATCAAGTTCCTCGGCGGTGCCGAGGCCGGGTTCACCGAGCTGTGGAGCGGCACCGGCAAGGCCCCGCTCCGGGGCAAGCCCATGTGGGAGGTCGGCATCGTCACCGGCGACTCCAACACCGTTCAG TATTACAAGTTCGAGTTCGTTGTGATGTGCACGGGGAAGTACGGCGACGTGCCGCGGATGCCGGTGTTCCCGCCGGGGAAGGGGCCGGAGGTGTTCAAGGGGACGGTGATGCACTCGCTGGACTACTGCAAGCTGAGCGAGGAGGAGACCGTTGAGCTGATGCGAGGCAAGAAGGTTGTGGTGGTTGGGTACAAGAAGAGCGCTATCGATCTAGCTAACGAATGTGCCCAGGCAAACCAAG GCGAGGGAGGGCAGGCGTGCACGATGCTGGTGCGGACCCTGCACTGGGTGGTGCCGTCGTACTCCATCTggggcttgccgttcttcctcttCTACTCCACACGCTTCTCCCAGCTCTTCTACGAGCGGCCCAACCAAGGGCTCTTCAGATCCCTCCTCTGCCGCCTCATGAGCCCACTG CGGTCAGGGGTGTCGAAGTTCATCGAGTCGTACCTGTCGTGGAAGCTGCCGCTGGGCAAGTACGGTCTGACGCCGGACCACCCCTTCGTCGAGGACTACGCCAGCTGCCAGATGGCCATCCTCCCGGAGGGCTTCTTCGACATGGCGGACCGCGGCCTCGTCCGCTTCCAGAGGGCCTCCGCCGGCTGGTGCTTCTCCGAGAACGGCGTGGTCCTCGACGACGGCACCAAGGTGGAGGCCGACCTCGTCTTCCTCGCCACCGGCTTCGAGGGCAAGGACAAGCTCCGCGAGGTCCTGCCAAAGCCCTTCCGCGACCTCGTCGTCGGCAAGTCTTCCATGATGCCGCTCTACCG TGGCACGATCCATCCGCTCATCCCGAACATGGCGTTCGTCGGGTTCGTGGAGAGCGTGTCCAACCTGCACACGTCAGAGCTGCGGTGCCGGTGGCTGTCGGGGCTGCTGGAGGGGCGGTTCGAGCTACCGTCCGTGAAGGCCATGATGGGGCacgtcgccggcgaggccgaCGCCATGCGCCGCACCACGCGGTTCTACCGCCGCCACTGCATCTCCACCTACAGCATCCACGACAGCGACGGCATGTGCGCCGACCTCGGCTCCGCCACGCTCCGCAAGGGCAACTGGATCGCCGAGCTCTTCGCCCCATACAACAACAAGGACTACAAGGAGCAGTAA